The Candidatus Paceibacterota bacterium genomic sequence GGGCATGTGCTGCGCCGAACACCCGCCGTCCACCACCAGCCTGGCCCCGGTAATACTCGACGCTTGGTCGGAAGCCAGGAAAAGCACCGCCTGCGCTACCTCCTCCGCGCTGGCTTCCCGGCCCAAAGGCACGTTGGCCCGGCGCCGCCTGGCCTTGGCTGGGGCCAGCACCTCCCAGCGGTCGGTGTGGATGTAGCCCGGCGCCACGGTATTGACCCGGATCCCATAAGGCCCGAGATCCGTCGCCATCGAGAGCGTCAAAGCGTCCACACCGCCTTTGCTCGCCAGGTAGGCAGTACGCTTCCGGATGGCCCGCGTCGAAACGTTCGAGCCGATGTGGACGATCGCCCCGCCGCGCTGCCGTTTCATCATCCGCGCGGCGTGCTGCGAGACGTAGAATGCCCCCGTCAGGTTCACCCGCAGCACCGCCTCAAAGTACCCCAACTCCAGTTCCAGGAAGTCCGGCCCCACGCCCAGGTGCGCCGCGTTGTTGACCAGTACGTCCAACCGCTTGCTCCGCGTGGAGATTTCACGGAACATCGCGTCCACGTCGCTCGGCACCCCCACGTCGCCCGGCAAGCCCCGGACTTTCTTGAAACCGCGCCGGCGCAGCGCGTCCACGGCCTGATCCACCCCTTCCTGAGTTCGGCTGTTGAGATAGACGGTTGCTCCTTCCGCGGCGAAAGCCGCCGCAATGCCCACACCCGTATTCCGGGCCGCCCCCGTCACCAGGACTATCTTCTTGCTGAAGCGCATAGGATGACGCGGCCCAGTCTAGGCCCGCCGGTCATTTGCCGCAATTGCCTTATTTCGTCATTGTTATTGCAATTTTGGACAGGCAGCCTGCCGGTTTATGAAACGGGCACCACTGCCGCGCCGGGCGGTCGCCGTTTGCATTGACACGCGGGACGGTGCCGGGCGCAACCGGCTGCATGGCGTGGCGCAATACCTGCGCCGCCTGGGCTGGCGCATGATGCTGGTGCGGCACGGCGGCGAATCGGCGGCGGCTGAAGTGGCGCGCCTGGCCCCCGGCGGGATCATCGCCTACGTGGCCGACCGCTGGCTGCTCCAGATGGCGCGGAAGCTGGGCGTGCCCCTGGTGGATACCGCCCTCGGGGAGCTGGAGGTCGCCATGACCGTTAGCCTGGATAACCATGCCGTCGGCCGCCTGGCGGCCGAGCATCTGGCCCAGGCGGGGCTCAAGAACTTCGCCTATTGCGGTGTGCGGCAGCGGGCGGCGTCGGAGCAGCGCCGGGCAGGCTTCGCCGCGTGCCTGGAAAACCGTCCGCTGGCGGCCTTCTCCGAACGGGTCAGTGAAGGCGAGTCGCGCCTGGAGCCGCTGATGCGCTGGTTGAAGCAGTTGCCCAAACCGGTGGGGCTGCTGGTCTTTGACGATAAGTTGGGCGAGCGCGTATTGACCGCCTGCCGGTGGGCGCATCTGGCTGTTCCCCATGAAGTGGCGGTCCTGGGCATCGGCAATGATGAGCTCATGTGCGACGTGAGCTGGCCTACCTTGTCCAGCATCAGCCTGCCCACGCCCCGCCTCGGCTTCGAGGCGGCGCGGATGCTGGCAAACGCGATGGTCGGCAAAAAAATCCGGCAGCCGCATCTCAAGGTCCAACCCGCTGGCGTCGTGACGCGCGGCTCCACCGATCTGGTGGCCGTCGAAGACGCGCTGGTGAAATCCGCCGTCCAATTCATCCGCGCCCAGGCCGGCAAGCTCATCGGGGTGGAACAGGTTGCGCAAGCGGTTGCAGTCTCACGGCGCACGCTGGATCGCCGCTTCGCTGGGGTGCTGGGGCGGACCGTGCACGCCGAACTGGCCCGCGTGCGAATGCAAATGGCCCGCAGCTTGTTGGCCGACAGCTCGCGGGGGATTGCGGAGGTGGCTCGCGGATGCGGTTACGGGACCGCCGCCTCGTTCAGCCGCGCCTTCCGTCAACACTCCGGCCGCTGGCCCTCCGAATACCGAGACGACCTGAGGACGCTCTAACGCGCCTCCGATGGGCTGTTGAGCGTTGGTCCAAACGAGCGGGTTCAACGGCGGAGGCGGGCGACAAAGCCGCCACCCGGGCTGAGGGAGATGGCACGGGAGGTTCTGGCTTTAACTTCCACGTTTCTCTCAATGGCGAATTGCGAGCTACCGCCCGGCGCATCGGCGAAGTAGTCGGCCTTGAACGTGCCGCCGCCGAGGAACGAGAAGTCCAGCGTGCAAGTTCGCGCCGTCTCGCCGTTCACCATGCCCACATACCAGTCTTTGCCGCAGCGGCGGGCCAGGATGGCTACCTCGCCGATTTGGCTGCCGGGCAGCACTCGGGTCTCGTCCCAGACCGCCGGCATGGTCCGGATCACATCGACGACCGGGCTGGCTAAGTACAAATCCGGTTTGTCGGCCCAGCAGAGGATGGGCGAGGTGGTCACCACGGCGCAGGCGAGCTGCTGGACGACGGTGGTGCCTTTCTGGCATTTGGCCTGGAAGGTGGTGGGGGTGAAATCACCGTGACCGGCCACGAAACGAGTGAATGGCAGGGTGGCGTAGTGCCCCGGGGGCAAGGTGCTCCACTTGTTGTATTCCAGACCGCGGATGCCTTCGCGGGTCATTTCGTTGGGCCAAGTCCGAGCTTCGCCGGCAGGCTTGTTGGCGCCGTGGAAGTTAACCATTATCTCGTACTTCGCCGCCGTGCGCAGGCAGTCCTCGTAAAAGGCCAGTCGGTCGTGCGACTCGCTATCCATAAAATCAATCTTCGCCCCCTTCACTCCCGCCTCGGCGCAGCGGCGGAAGAAGTCCTCCCGCTTTTCCTGAGTCTCCAGCCCCGGCCACTGGCGTTTTTCTCTCCGGGTCCAGCCGCGCCAGACCCAGATGCCGACGCCTTTGACGGCGGCATAATCGCAAAGCTCTTTCATGCGTTGCCAGGCGGTCTTACCCTCGGCCACCCATTCCTGGTTCGTGTGCTCCCAGCCTTCATCCACGAGGTAGTATTGACAATTCAGGGCGGCCGCCTGGTCGACGAACCACTGTTGCTTGCTCCAGTGCGTGCCGGGATAGTCGTAGGCCCACCATTGCCACAGGCACCGGCCAGGTTTAAGATAATCCGTTCGGATTCCGCGCGGAAACAGCGCGCGGTCCGGAGGCGGGCACAGGGCCGGGACGACATCGCAATTGACTAATCCGTTAAGGTCCGCCGCCACCATCAGGACGCGCCAGGGCGTTCGAATCTCGCCGTTCATCGTCCAGCCCTTCGGGTCATCGCGAAACGAAGAGGTCAGACGCCAGGCGCCGGTCGGTTCGAGAGTCATGCCGCTGTAACCCATCACGTCGGCTTCCGTTATCGCGGCGAAGCCGCCTCCGGGCAACTCCAACGTGACCGGCATTGCGATGCCATTGGTAAACCGTCCCTTGGGGACCTTATTCACCGCCCAGCGCTCGTGAATGCCTTCGTAATTGGCGGTATCGGGATTGCACCAAGCCGCCGTTCCCTTCGGCAGGACCCAAGCGGTGGCCTCACCGGTCACCCGCCGCGCACCGCTGCCGGGCAGGGTAGCGCGCCAGGCCACCGCATTGTCAAAGCAGCGGAATTCAAGTTGCCAGCCGCCGGCACGGTTAAGCACCGCCACTTGCGCTTGTTTACCGCGCAGCTTGATCTCGGACTTGGCCCCGCGCCAATGGAATTTCTCTGTAACGGAGCGGGTTACCACTTTGCCCAGTTCATCCGCCAGGCCATACGTCGCGCCGTCCACCGTCACGCCGAGCGGAGACGGGGGCAGCACCTGCCGGCCGTTGAAATTGACCGACCACGTGAGCCGCCCGGCATCGGCCGCGACTGTGGTTTGGATCTGGCCGTTGGGGCTGTGCACGATAACCTGAGCATGCGCCGACACCACCAGGGTTGCGGCGAGCCAAAGAGCAAAATGATTTCGCATAGGGATTTTGAAGCTGTCCGACGACCATCGTCTCTACCCGAAGTCAAACCCGCGCGCAACTCGAAACGCCTGCTCTTGGCCTTGAATTTCGGCCTGCGCCTCTGATGTGACATTTTGCATCGTGCCTTGTCTCCCCGCGAGGCTTATTGTCCGCTCATGAACCAAAGGCGAATACAGGCCTTGTCACAGCTGCTCCTGCTGCTCATCACTTCACAATCAGGGCTTTGTGCGTCGGTCGCGGGTGAACAACTCACGCGGGTGATGGCCGGGGAACTGCAGCTCACGCTGCTCAGCGGCGCCGGTGGCATTCGGATTGACCGCTTGCTCGACAGGAAGTACGGCCAGGACCTGCTCACCACGAATCCGCTTCCCCTGTTCTCGCTCACACTGCAGCGGGCGGGCTCCACCAATCGCCTTAACCTGAGGGCTGATACCGGCTGGAGCCAATGCAGCATCCAGCCGCACGGTTCGCGCCTCAAAATGCACTGGTCGTTGCCCCTGGAAAAGGGCCTGGCCGGCCTCTCAGTCACAGCTGAAGTCTCACCTGAGATCCGCACCGGCGCCTTCCGCTGGAAGTTGCGCGTGGGTAACACCAGCACCAACTGGAGTGTCCGACGCACTGTGTTCCCGCAAGTCGCCCTGGCCGACCTGGGTACTAACGCGGTGGTGCTTGTCCCGCGCGGCCCGGGCGTTTTGGAGCGCGGCGTCTGGCACCGGCCGTTTGGCTTCGGAGGCACCTACCCCAACGGTTGGTGTTCCATGCAGTTCATGGCTGCCTACCGCGATGGTGACAGGCCGGCGGGGCTATATGTGGCCACCCATGACCCGTGGGGAAGCACCAAGGACCTCTCCGTGAAAAGCGAACCGACCACTCACACCATGAGGTTGAGCTTCGACCACCCGGCGCCCGATCTGGGCCGGGCCGGAAACGACTTCGTACTGCCCGGCGAAGCCGTCTGGCAACTTCTGCGCGGCGACTGGTTCGATGCGGCGATGATCTACAAGCATTGGGCGCAACGCGAGGCGAAGTGGTGGCCGCGACTGGCGCGCGACGGCCGCAAGGACACGCCGCGTTGGATGCGCGATTTGAACGTCTGGGCCATGAACCTTGGCGCGCCGGATGAGTGTGTGCCGGCCATAAAGCAGTTCCGCGACTTTCTCGGTATGCCGTTGGGCTTTCACTGGTATAACTGGCACCAGATTCCCTTCGACAACGACTATCCGCATTACTTTCCCACCCGGGCGGGCTTCGACCAGGGAGTCGCCGACCTGCAATCTGTTGGCGTTTTCGTGATGCCCTACATCAACGGCCGGTTGTGGGATTCACACGATCGTGGCGCCGACGATTTTCAATTCAGCCGGCTCGCCCTCGCGGCTGTTGCGAGGCGGGACGATGGCTCGCCTTATCTCGAAACCTACAACAGCAAGGAAACAAACGGCGAACCGGTGCGCCTGGGTGTGATGTGTCCCGCCACCCCGCTCTGGCAGAATACCGTCAGCAACATCGTCCTGCGGCTGCTGAGCGAGTGCGGGACCAGCGCGGTCTATATTGACCAGGTGGCGGCGGCTTCACCCGTACTCTGCCAGAATCCCGCGCACGGACACCCGCTTGGCGGGGGGCACTGGTGGAACGGGAGTTACTGGAAGATGCTCGGGGCCATCCGCCAGGTCATGCCGCCCGGGGTCGCGCTGACCACCGAGTGCAACGCCGAGCCGTTCATCCGCTGGTTCGACGGTTACCTGACCTGGCATTGGCAGTTCCCGGGACAGGTGCCCGCGTTCCCGGCGATTTACGGCGGCGCCATCCAGATGTTTGGCCGCGCCTATCGCGGCGGCGCCACTAAAGACCTGGCCCTCCGCATGAAGGCCGGACAACAACTGGTCTTCGGCGAACAACTCGGCTGGCTTGACCCCGGCGCGGTGAAAGAGCCCGAGAACGCCCGCTTCTTCCGTGAAATGGCGCGGCTCCGCTCGCAGCTCAGCCGCTACTTCTCCGCCGGCGAAATGGCCCGGCCCCCGCGGCTGCTGGACTCCGTTCCCACCGTGCGCGCCGATTGGCAGTGGTCGGGTGAGTGGTGGGTCACTACTGAAGCCGTCCTGACGGGAGCCTGGAAACTGCCCAGAGAGAAGCGGATGGTGCTGCTCTTCGTCAACGTCGGCGACAAGCCCGTGCCCAATCGAGTGCAATTCGACGCGGCAGCAAACGGCATTCGCGGGCGCATGCTCCGCGCGCAGCGGCGCACCGCTGACGGCCACAAGACCGAGTGGGAGAAGTGGCCGGCTGTTTTTGATCGTGCAGTCACTTTCCCGCCCCGCCAAGCGGAAGCGTGGGAATTAAAGTGGTAGGCCACAGCACGATCCATGGTTCTCTCTGGTTTGAGATAACGCGCGACACGCCAGATTTCCCCATTACCGGCCTTCACCACGCCGGCTATCCTCAGGGTTGGTCGGGCTTCGCGCGCGGCGCTACCGTTAGGTTGGCCCCTGCGGCCTGGCTGGCGCGGACCCGTCGCTGGCTGTTCAGTGACACCATGTCAATAATCAGTCCCGGATGCCGCTTCAGCAGGCCGTCCCAGAAGGCATACAGCCCTTCGATGTAAGGGATTTCCGTGATGCCCTGGCGGTCGGGGGCGTCGGCGGCCTGCCAGTAAGGCAACGGGTCCATGTTGAAATCCTGGCGGTAACAACCGAGTCCGAATTCATCCACTCTCGACGAAAGGAACTCGGTCAGGAACATGCGCGCTTCGGGGCGGCCCAGGTTCCAGAGGAGGTTGTCCTGGCCGGGATCTATGAGCCAATCGCCGTGCCCTTGGTGCCAGGGGGCATTCTTCCTCACCCGCTCCGGCTCAAACCAGAGCATCAATTCGCGGCCCGATTTCCGTAGCGCATCGCTCAGCGGCTTGAAGCCGGCTGGGTAAAGGTCCTGCTTCACCGCCCAATTGCCGACATTGGCCCACCACGCGCTGCCAGGCTGGCCGAGCCGGACGAGGATGTGCTTGGTGGAGTTGAAGGCCAGGCCGTGCGTGTAGGTCTTGTCGCCAAGCTGGAACGGCGTTCCCCGCCACGAGCGCCCGCGAGACAATCCGTCGTTGGTGTCCTCATAGACAACCTTCAGACTGGCGGCTTGGGCGGGCTTGGCGGCGCCCACCATCTGTTCCGCCCAGTGACGGCAGGCAGCAAATTCGCCCGCTGAAGGAGTGACAGCCTGAACGGCCAAGGGCGCGCCCGCAAGCAGGAGCAAACTGACGATTCGAGTTAGAGTTTTCCCTGTGGTTTGTCGGCCGATTTCATCAGCATACTCTTGTCGGTGATGAGCGTCGGCGCGTCATAAACGGGGATGTCCTTGAAGACCACCTTCCCACCATCAACAGCGATTCGATCCGCCGGGATAGCGTAGATGCCGCCGGTGATCAGGTCCACCCAGACCGGCTCGCTGAATGAACCCTTAGTGATCGTAAACGTGGCGGCCACGGTGTCGTTCCGGTCGGAGGGCACGCCGCTCTTGTCCCAGAAGACGAGCATCTGCTGGCCGCTTTGCCTGTGCTTGTAGGCATACCAAGCCGTCGCCTGCTCGCACTGGATTTCGCACGGATAATCCGGCACCCGCTCCAGTGTGTCGTCGAACACGGCGACCACATTTTGCACGGCGTAGTAGGCCAGCTTGACCTTCAGCACCCGGTAGGCCTTATCGGTTTTGACCAGCCCATAGCGGTCCATGTCGCCGAGGCGGTAGCCTTCCCAGCGGTTGTAGTCCAGGTCCGCGATGCAGAAGACCAGCGACTCGACGTCGTGCCCCAGGTCGCCCAGCATGCGCCGGGTCTGCCACTTGGCCTGCGTCAGCTCCGTCCACGGATACTTGCGCAACGCGCCGCCCAGGCAAAACTCCGACTGCGCGCCGGCCTCGCCCTGCCACAGCTTGATCGCCGGCGCGTATTGTTGGATCAGCGCCTTGACCTTCTCGACATTCTCGTAGTGGCCCTCGTCAGGATTGCGGGTGTAACCGTGATACACGAACCATGTGAACAGCGATGCCTTCTCTTGCGCGGTGACCCGTTTCAGCCACCCCTCCGCCCAATCCGGCTTGGGCCCGCACAGCACCGCGCCGGCAATCCGCGCGTCCGGGATCAAGCGCCGGATGATCTCCGCGGTGCGAATATTGAGGTCGGCGGTCATCTCGGGCGTGTGCGCCTTGTTGCCGTCCGGCTCATTCCACATGCCCCAATCGCGCACCTTTCCCTTGTAGCGCGCGGCCATGGTCTCGACCCACTTGTCCCACGCCGCCAACGCCTCTTCGGAATTCGGGAAGCCGCCGGACAGCCCTCGGCCGCCGCCGTCCGGATAGATGGGATTGCCGTAGGAAGTCTCCAGGAGGATTTCCAGGCCCCGGCCGCGGGCGTCCTCGATCACCCGGTCCAGCCAGCGGAAGTCATAGCGTCCTTTCTCGCGCTCGGTCGTGGCCCATCCGCCCTGGAGCCGGATTTTCTTAATGCCGAGCGGAACCAGGTAGTCCTTGTAGGAGTCGTAATTCGCGAAGCCGCGGTCCAGCGTCTCGCAGCCCAGCGACCAGTTCTGCCCGGCGATCTGGCCGACGCTCCGCGGCGTGATGGTGCCGATTCGCTTGAGCCCGGGGTCCAGGGTGGTCTGCACCCGCGTCTCTGACGTGTCAATCACCTGCGCTGAAGCGGCGGTCAGCGCAAACATTGCTGTTACTATCCACGTTCTGCTCTGCTTCATTCTCATTCTCATACGGTGCTCATGGTTAGTGCTGGTCTTCACGGTTCGTACACCTTGACAAGCTTGACCATGGCTCGATCCGGCGCCCCGCAGGTGAACGCAACGCGATTCGATCCCTCGTTCAAAATGGGCGGTGCGGCCTCGAGGTCGCCTTCCGCGACTTGCGCGCGCTGCGCGTCGACGATTGCCCAATGACGCTGCCCGCGGCAAGTCAGTTTGTGGCCAGGCTTGAGCGCGATGGGGAAACTGAGCTTGTGCCCATTCACGGTCAGCACGGGTCTGTCCATGCCGCCGCTGAGTTCGATTTCAAGCCTGGCTTCTTCCCGCGGACGGACCAGCACGTCCCAGACGTTGGTGGCGGCCTGCGGCGCGGTGATCCAGCGAGGCATCTCATATTCGCGCGCCAGGCACCTCCGGCCAATCCGGGAGGGTGGATTGGGCGTGCCGAACGGCGTGCCGGACGCAATGAGGGTGACCTCGGCGCGCGCGCTGGCGCCGGCCGGCCTATCACAGTCGAACGCAAGCGCGTTTTCGCCGGCGCGCAGCACCGGCCAGGCCTCGACAGCAGTGGGGCGAACCAGCGCCAGCAGGTCCCCTTTGGCGTCGTAATGCGTGCAATCGCCGGCTGGCTCGACTTCCAGGTAATCCCCCGACTTGAGCGTGATGGGAAGGGCAAGCCTCCTGCCGTTGACGGTGAGCACCGGGGTTTTCAGGTCGGCCGGCATGATGGGAAGCGCCATGACAGGGCCGATGACTACCTCCGTGCTGTCTCCCGCCGGCAGGTCGTTGAGGTAGAGGTTGAATCCGGAGATATGGGCCATGTCCAGCTCATTGCGGTAGATGTCGTAGGCGCCGCCGTAAGGCCACTGGTAATCGGACATCCGCTCCACGTCGCGCTCGCGCACAAGGAGTTCCACATAACGCCAGCCCATAAAATCGAGGGTCACATAGTGGTCGGAAAGCGCGTGCATGTATTCGCGCGGGGTTCCGAACTGGAGATTCAACAGCGCGCTTTTGCCGTCGCCTTTGACCCACACGCCCAGCGCGCCGGCGCCGGAGAGACTTCGGTAAGGGGCCGGGAAGGAAAGCGCTGCCCTGGCCCAGGCGCCGCGGCGCGCCGCGTTCTTGTTTTCGGCGCGCAGGCGCAGGTTGCGGCCGCCGCCGCGTGTCTCGCCGGTCGCTTGCTCCAGGCTCAGCGTCACCGCCCCCGAACTGGTCGTCTGCTGGAATGCGGCCAGATCGGCGTACTCCGTTACGCAGACGCGTTTGGGACTGTCATAGGGAGCCACCGAGTAGAGCGCCTCGATGCGGGCGGCCACCGGCTGCTCCCCGAACGGATTCCGGCTTGTCCAGCGCTCGGAGCCGTTGCCCAGGGAGCTAATGCGGTGGGAGGACATTTTGACGGGCGTGAACCTCCAATCGCCGTCGCGGTCCTGTCGCAGGCGGAACTCATCGCCGGGCACAGCCACGCGTGCGATGGTCTGGGCGTCAAAGTAGCGCGCCAGCCGCAGTTGCTCGTACCAGCCCAGGACGGTGAACTGCTTTTCCATATGGAAGCCAAGCGGCTGACGCGACACGTTCACGCCCTGGATTGCCATCGCGGAGTCGAGGCCGAGATTCTTGGCTCCGAAATACTCCATTTCGTCCACGAAATGGCCGCGGGCTTGCGCGCTCGGTTGACGCGGCGCCCACCAGCCCATCTGCGGCTCGAGCAAATTGGAGTCGCGGAATTTCGCGGTCGAGGCGATGTGCAGGTCGTGAAACCGCTTGGCCGCCCACACCGGATGGTCCCACGCGCCTAGCCGTGAGTGGAACCACCAGTTGTGCGCGCCCCATTCGCTGGCCTCGACCAGCACCTCGCCGCGCAGCCGCTTGAAGATCGCGTGCCGCATGAAGTCAATGCCGTAGCGGCTCATCATGCCCTCGGAGCCGTCGAAGTAGATCTGGTCGAGTTGGCAGGTGTTGAAGACATTGGCGATTTGGTCCGCCAGCTCATCGGCCAGCGGCGACCCGGCTTCGGGATAGAATGCGATGTAGCGCTGTTGCAGGTAATCGGCGCGGTCGCCCGCTGCGTGCGCCGCCGGGCGGGTCTTGAACGCGCCGCGCAGGCATTTGGCGAACGCGTAGGGAGGCACCGAAACGACTTCGCCGTATTGCACGATCTCCGTGCCGATGCGAATCGCATTGCCGTTGCCCATGTAAGTGAAGACCACATCGTGCTGGGCGGCTGGTTTTTCGTTCACATAGATCACCGTGTCGGCTGGCGTCATGGGCCGCGCGAGCGTATAGGACGCAGAGGCAATCAGGTGCGGACTGGTTTCAGGCGTCACCCAGGCATCGCGCGGATCAATGCAGGCGGTGAGTGTGTGGATGCCGGCTTTCAAGCCCGCCGCGTGGATGCGGGCCACGGCGGCTTTCATGTCGGCGAGGCCATCCGGAAAGAGGTTCGTATTGACCCCGTAATGGCCAAGCGTTTCCCACCAGCCGTGCAGGTGAATGTGGGTAAACCCGCCGCGCCGAGCGAGCTCGATCCAGTCGTCCACGGAGGCGAGCGAGAGGTCGGCGAACAGGTAGGAGCCGCGGTTTGCCTCCGCGCCGAGTGACCAAGGCCCGCCCAACTTCGAGACGGGCACCCCGGCTTCCGTGGCCATGGCCCGGAGCATCGCGGGCATCTCCGGCTTTGGGCCGGCCGCGAGACCGGCGCGCCACCCGGTCAGGCCGTGTTCCAGCGTGGTCCACACCCGCAACCCGGCGGGGGTGCCGTCCGCTGCCATTTCGACTGGCAGGTCATACCCGCGCAGGCAGACGGCGTCCGCGTCGTCCGAAAGCATGTTGGCCATGCCGCCGCAGTACTTTGCGACTGTCACCGGCAGGTTAAAGAATGTGAGGGCGCTTACATTGGACACGCTCAATGAACGAATCGCGAACGTGAAGAAGTCATCCCGCGTGTCCACCGCCAGCACCGCCGCACCCTGTCCTCGCGGAAACTTAAAGGTCAGAGCACCGTTGCTGAACGAGGCTTCGCGAGCGGTGATCCGGCGTCCATCCTTTAACCGAGCGGAAACCAGCTCCTGCGAGCGGGCCACCAACTCGCGGCCCGACGCCTTGCTGCGAAGGGAGACGATCCGGCCCCGCACATCAATCGCCAGCGTCGCGCGGCGATTCTCGAACGTCGCGGCGAGCGGCGGCGTGTCCGTGGACTCATCCACCAGCGTGTAATCGGCGCTGGCACGCGCGGGATCTTGCGCGAGAATGGCCACTTCCCGCGCCGTGAGCGCGCGTCCATAGATGCGCACGTCGCTGATAAGGCCATGGTGGGAAACCGGGCCGGACCAGCCGCCGATGCGAAGGCCGTCCGCCTCGACCGGATAGGGCCAGGTTCTCTGGTCAACAGGTTTGCCGTTCACGTAGCAGGTGATGCTTGGCAGAGCGAACACAACGCAAAGGTGAAACCACTGCCGCAGCGGGAGCGAGCTGAGCAACGAAACGCTGGTTTCTGCCCAGGCGTTGCCGGGCACCCCCGCGCGATGGCCGGGACGGCCCATGCGAAACGAACAGGCGTTGTCGCTCACAAATAGCATCAGGCCGCCGGGACTCCAGTTATGCGTGGTGAGCAGATTGGGATAGCGTCCCGTGCCTTCCCACGCCGCCCAGACCGAGATGGTGCATTGCGTTGCGCCGTTTAGAGAAGGAATGGGTGGAAGCTCAATGAA encodes the following:
- a CDS encoding DUF6259 domain-containing protein: MSQLLLLLITSQSGLCASVAGEQLTRVMAGELQLTLLSGAGGIRIDRLLDRKYGQDLLTTNPLPLFSLTLQRAGSTNRLNLRADTGWSQCSIQPHGSRLKMHWSLPLEKGLAGLSVTAEVSPEIRTGAFRWKLRVGNTSTNWSVRRTVFPQVALADLGTNAVVLVPRGPGVLERGVWHRPFGFGGTYPNGWCSMQFMAAYRDGDRPAGLYVATHDPWGSTKDLSVKSEPTTHTMRLSFDHPAPDLGRAGNDFVLPGEAVWQLLRGDWFDAAMIYKHWAQREAKWWPRLARDGRKDTPRWMRDLNVWAMNLGAPDECVPAIKQFRDFLGMPLGFHWYNWHQIPFDNDYPHYFPTRAGFDQGVADLQSVGVFVMPYINGRLWDSHDRGADDFQFSRLALAAVARRDDGSPYLETYNSKETNGEPVRLGVMCPATPLWQNTVSNIVLRLLSECGTSAVYIDQVAAASPVLCQNPAHGHPLGGGHWWNGSYWKMLGAIRQVMPPGVALTTECNAEPFIRWFDGYLTWHWQFPGQVPAFPAIYGGAIQMFGRAYRGGATKDLALRMKAGQQLVFGEQLGWLDPGAVKEPENARFFREMARLRSQLSRYFSAGEMARPPRLLDSVPTVRADWQWSGEWWVTTEAVLTGAWKLPREKRMVLLFVNVGDKPVPNRVQFDAAANGIRGRMLRAQRRTADGHKTEWEKWPAVFDRAVTFPPRQAEAWELKW
- a CDS encoding alpha-galactosidase, with the translated sequence MLLLAGAPLAVQAVTPSAGEFAACRHWAEQMVGAAKPAQAASLKVVYEDTNDGLSRGRSWRGTPFQLGDKTYTHGLAFNSTKHILVRLGQPGSAWWANVGNWAVKQDLYPAGFKPLSDALRKSGRELMLWFEPERVRKNAPWHQGHGDWLIDPGQDNLLWNLGRPEARMFLTEFLSSRVDEFGLGCYRQDFNMDPLPYWQAADAPDRQGITEIPYIEGLYAFWDGLLKRHPGLIIDMVSLNSQRRVRASQAAGANLTVAPRAKPDQP
- a CDS encoding beta-galactosidase; translation: MKQSRTWIVTAMFALTAASAQVIDTSETRVQTTLDPGLKRIGTITPRSVGQIAGQNWSLGCETLDRGFANYDSYKDYLVPLGIKKIRLQGGWATTEREKGRYDFRWLDRVIEDARGRGLEILLETSYGNPIYPDGGGRGLSGGFPNSEEALAAWDKWVETMAARYKGKVRDWGMWNEPDGNKAHTPEMTADLNIRTAEIIRRLIPDARIAGAVLCGPKPDWAEGWLKRVTAQEKASLFTWFVYHGYTRNPDEGHYENVEKVKALIQQYAPAIKLWQGEAGAQSEFCLGGALRKYPWTELTQAKWQTRRMLGDLGHDVESLVFCIADLDYNRWEGYRLGDMDRYGLVKTDKAYRVLKVKLAYYAVQNVVAVFDDTLERVPDYPCEIQCEQATAWYAYKHRQSGQQMLVFWDKSGVPSDRNDTVAATFTITKGSFSEPVWVDLITGGIYAIPADRIAVDGGKVVFKDIPVYDAPTLITDKSMLMKSADKPQGKL
- a CDS encoding glycoside hydrolase family 97 catalytic domain-containing protein, whose amino-acid sequence is MRNHFALWLAATLVVSAHAQVIVHSPNGQIQTTVAADAGRLTWSVNFNGRQVLPPSPLGVTVDGATYGLADELGKVVTRSVTEKFHWRGAKSEIKLRGKQAQVAVLNRAGGWQLEFRCFDNAVAWRATLPGSGARRVTGEATAWVLPKGTAAWCNPDTANYEGIHERWAVNKVPKGRFTNGIAMPVTLELPGGGFAAITEADVMGYSGMTLEPTGAWRLTSSFRDDPKGWTMNGEIRTPWRVLMVAADLNGLVNCDVVPALCPPPDRALFPRGIRTDYLKPGRCLWQWWAYDYPGTHWSKQQWFVDQAAALNCQYYLVDEGWEHTNQEWVAEGKTAWQRMKELCDYAAVKGVGIWVWRGWTRREKRQWPGLETQEKREDFFRRCAEAGVKGAKIDFMDSESHDRLAFYEDCLRTAAKYEIMVNFHGANKPAGEARTWPNEMTREGIRGLEYNKWSTLPPGHYATLPFTRFVAGHGDFTPTTFQAKCQKGTTVVQQLACAVVTTSPILCWADKPDLYLASPVVDVIRTMPAVWDETRVLPGSQIGEVAILARRCGKDWYVGMVNGETARTCTLDFSFLGGGTFKADYFADAPGGSSQFAIERNVEVKARTSRAISLSPGGGFVARLRR
- a CDS encoding DNA-binding transcriptional regulator, coding for MKRAPLPRRAVAVCIDTRDGAGRNRLHGVAQYLRRLGWRMMLVRHGGESAAAEVARLAPGGIIAYVADRWLLQMARKLGVPLVDTALGELEVAMTVSLDNHAVGRLAAEHLAQAGLKNFAYCGVRQRAASEQRRAGFAACLENRPLAAFSERVSEGESRLEPLMRWLKQLPKPVGLLVFDDKLGERVLTACRWAHLAVPHEVAVLGIGNDELMCDVSWPTLSSISLPTPRLGFEAARMLANAMVGKKIRQPHLKVQPAGVVTRGSTDLVAVEDALVKSAVQFIRAQAGKLIGVEQVAQAVAVSRRTLDRRFAGVLGRTVHAELARVRMQMARSLLADSSRGIAEVARGCGYGTAASFSRAFRQHSGRWPSEYRDDLRTL
- a CDS encoding SDR family oxidoreductase produces the protein MRFSKKIVLVTGAARNTGVGIAAAFAAEGATVYLNSRTQEGVDQAVDALRRRGFKKVRGLPGDVGVPSDVDAMFREISTRSKRLDVLVNNAAHLGVGPDFLELELGYFEAVLRVNLTGAFYVSQHAARMMKRQRGGAIVHIGSNVSTRAIRKRTAYLASKGGVDALTLSMATDLGPYGIRVNTVAPGYIHTDRWEVLAPAKARRRRANVPLGREASAEEVAQAVLFLASDQASSITGARLVVDGGCSAQHMPADVDV